The following are from one region of the Brienomyrus brachyistius isolate T26 chromosome 4, BBRACH_0.4, whole genome shotgun sequence genome:
- the sh3kbp1 gene encoding SH3 domain-containing kinase-binding protein 1 isoform X6, whose product MVEAIVEFDYRAQHDDELTIAVGDIISNIRKDDGGWWEGELAGRRGFFPDNFVREMKKEVKKEVSSGAKKAELPNGAPSPGTEPSMRAIKKAGDAIRRRRCKVAFSYAPQNEDELELKIGDVIDILAEVEEGWWEGTLHGKVGMFPSNFTKLLLDEAEDPPTPQEDSRSGRTSMKDSTGSESDGGDSGSVRSDTGSVASGSGGIQPKKVRGVGFGDIFKDQAIKLRPRSMDADSELEKQAVKKAPPPAGGQDAVKSDPDAKAKAKELCKVLFPYEAQNEDELSIKEGDIVAIITKECADTGWWLGELNGKQGVFPDNFVKLFIPEVEKERPKKPPPPAAPSAKQNAETRKPDSKPDGKTDMKKVPPERPECLPQRGEDRGDEVKVVEIPKPALPGIPPKKPLPPKATNSLGRPPPASSGPRRPERPERPAVPSTQSDSSKSEGGTPASDRGSSDRSTDIDVEDLDSIVSSTERLNHPTASRPRMIDRRPRSQIFTSSSLSSPDLQDSLVLDDEKPEKEKEGQDSPSSKALDATRKVPKTAPVLPTSDKSALPPKPVIPSLSSGTTPPASASGGSSDPPSLEELKAQLRDLQAAVEMMKLQHKKEIKQLTGELDEERKSRLTLQMEVESIKKALCK is encoded by the exons GAGATGAAGAAGGAGGTCAAGAAGGAGGTCAGCAGTGGAGCTAAGAAGGCAGAGCTCCCTAACGGCGCCCCCAGCCCGGGGACTGAGCCCAGCATGCGGGCCATCAAGAAAG CAGGAGACGCCATCCGCAGGAGGAGGTGTAAGGTGGCCTTCAGCTACGCTCCTCAGAATGAGGACGAGCTGGAGCTGAAGATCGGGGATGTCATCGATATTCTGGCCGAG GTGGAGGAGGGCTGGTGGGAAGGCACCCTCCACGGAAAGGTGGGCATGTTCCCCTCTAACTTCACCAAGCTGTTACTGGACGAGGCTGAGGACCCGCCCACTCCCCAGGAGGACAGCCGCAGTGGCCGCACCA GCATGAAGGACAGCACGGGCTCAGAGAGCGATGGCGGCGACTCGGGCAGCGTGCGCTCTGACACGGGCAGTGTGGCGTCCGGCAGCGGCGGGATCCAGCCCAAGAAGGTCCGTGGTGTTGGCTTTGGGGACATCTTCAAAGACCAGGCCATCAAGCTGCGGCCACGCTCCATGGATGCCGACAGCGAGCTGGAGAAG CAGGCCGTGAAGaaagcccctccccccgcaGGGGGCCAGGACGCCGTCAAGTCTGATCCTGATGCCAAGGCTAAAG CAAAGGAGCTCTGCAAAGTGCTGTTTCCATACGAGGCACAGAACGAAGACGAGTTGTCCATCAAGGAGGGCGACATCGTAGCCATCATCACCAAG GAGTGTGCGGACACTGGCTGGTGGCTCGGCGAGCTGAATGGCAAACAGGGCGTGTTCCCAGACAACTTTGTCAAGCTCTTCATCCCAGAGGTGGAGAAAGAG AGGCCTAAGAAACCGccccctccggctgccccctcaGCCAAACAGAATGCAG AAACCAGGAAGCCAGACAGCAAACCAGATGGCAAAACAGATATGAAGAAGGTCCCCCCCGAGCGACCCGAGTGCCTGCCCCAGAGGGGGGAGGACAGAG GTGACGAGGTGAAGGTGGTGGAAATCCCGAAGCCGGCCCTCCCTGGGATCCCCCCAAAGAAGCCCCTGCCCCCCAAGGCCACCAACTCGCTGGGACGTCCCCCTCCCGCCTCCTCCGGGCCGAGGAGGCCAGAGCGACCTGAGAGGCCAGCTGTGCCCAGCACCCA AAGCGACAGCTCCAAATCAGAGGGTGGGACCCCAGCATCAGATCGGGGGTCCTCAGACAGGTCTACTGACATAG ATGTGGAAGACCTTGACTCCATAGTGTCATCCACGGAGCGGCTGAACCACCCGACCGCGTCTCGACCACGCATGATAGACCGTCGTCCGCGCTCACAGATCTTCACCTCT tcCTCCCTCTCCAGCCCAGACCTCCAAGACTCCCTGGTGCTAGATGATGAGAAGCCGGAAAAGGAGAAGGAGGGGCAGGATTCCCCCTCCTCCAAAGCTCTCGATGCCACCAGGAAGGTGCCCAAAACTGCCCCAGTCCTACCA ACCAGTGACAAGTCAGCCTTGCCCCCCAAGCCTGTCATCCCCTCCTTGTCCTCCGGCACCACTCCTCCTGCATCGGCATCGGGGGGCTCCtctgacccccccagcctggaagaGCTCAAGGCTCAGCTCAGGGACCTGCAGGCCGCCGTAGAGATGATGAAGCTGCAGCACAA GAAAGAAATTAAGCAGCTGACGGGGGAGCTGGATGAGGAAAGAAAGAGCCGCCTCACTCTACag ATGGAGGTGGAAAGCATCAAGAAAGCCCTCTGCAAGtaa
- the sh3kbp1 gene encoding SH3 domain-containing kinase-binding protein 1 isoform X10, with product MVEAIVEFDYRAQHDDELTIAVGDIISNIRKDDGGWWEGELAGRRGFFPDNFVREMKKEVKKEVSSGAKKAELPNGAPSPGTEPSMRAIKKGDAIRRRRCKVAFSYAPQNEDELELKIGDVIDILAEVEEGWWEGTLHGKVGMFPSNFTKLLLDEAEDPPTPQEDSRSGRTSMKDSTGSESDGGDSGSVRSDTGSVASGSGGIQPKKVRGVGFGDIFKDQAIKLRPRSMDADSELEKAVKKAPPPAGGQDAVKSDPDAKAKAKELCKVLFPYEAQNEDELSIKEGDIVAIITKECADTGWWLGELNGKQGVFPDNFVKLFIPEVEKERPKKPPPPAAPSAKQNAETRKPDSKPDGKTDMKKVPPERPECLPQRGEDRGDEVKVVEIPKPALPGIPPKKPLPPKATNSLGRPPPASSGPRRPERPERPAVPSTQSDSSKSEGGTPASDRGSSDRSTDIDVEDLDSIVSSTERLNHPTASRPRMIDRRPRSQIFTSSSLSSPDLQDSLVLDDEKPEKEKEGQDSPSSKALDATRKVPKTAPVLPTSDKSALPPKPVIPSLSSGTTPPASASGGSSDPPSLEELKAQLRDLQAAVEMMKLQHKKEIKQLTGELDEERKSRLTLQMEVESIKKALCK from the exons GAGATGAAGAAGGAGGTCAAGAAGGAGGTCAGCAGTGGAGCTAAGAAGGCAGAGCTCCCTAACGGCGCCCCCAGCCCGGGGACTGAGCCCAGCATGCGGGCCATCAAGAAAG GAGACGCCATCCGCAGGAGGAGGTGTAAGGTGGCCTTCAGCTACGCTCCTCAGAATGAGGACGAGCTGGAGCTGAAGATCGGGGATGTCATCGATATTCTGGCCGAG GTGGAGGAGGGCTGGTGGGAAGGCACCCTCCACGGAAAGGTGGGCATGTTCCCCTCTAACTTCACCAAGCTGTTACTGGACGAGGCTGAGGACCCGCCCACTCCCCAGGAGGACAGCCGCAGTGGCCGCACCA GCATGAAGGACAGCACGGGCTCAGAGAGCGATGGCGGCGACTCGGGCAGCGTGCGCTCTGACACGGGCAGTGTGGCGTCCGGCAGCGGCGGGATCCAGCCCAAGAAGGTCCGTGGTGTTGGCTTTGGGGACATCTTCAAAGACCAGGCCATCAAGCTGCGGCCACGCTCCATGGATGCCGACAGCGAGCTGGAGAAG GCCGTGAAGaaagcccctccccccgcaGGGGGCCAGGACGCCGTCAAGTCTGATCCTGATGCCAAGGCTAAAG CAAAGGAGCTCTGCAAAGTGCTGTTTCCATACGAGGCACAGAACGAAGACGAGTTGTCCATCAAGGAGGGCGACATCGTAGCCATCATCACCAAG GAGTGTGCGGACACTGGCTGGTGGCTCGGCGAGCTGAATGGCAAACAGGGCGTGTTCCCAGACAACTTTGTCAAGCTCTTCATCCCAGAGGTGGAGAAAGAG AGGCCTAAGAAACCGccccctccggctgccccctcaGCCAAACAGAATGCAG AAACCAGGAAGCCAGACAGCAAACCAGATGGCAAAACAGATATGAAGAAGGTCCCCCCCGAGCGACCCGAGTGCCTGCCCCAGAGGGGGGAGGACAGAG GTGACGAGGTGAAGGTGGTGGAAATCCCGAAGCCGGCCCTCCCTGGGATCCCCCCAAAGAAGCCCCTGCCCCCCAAGGCCACCAACTCGCTGGGACGTCCCCCTCCCGCCTCCTCCGGGCCGAGGAGGCCAGAGCGACCTGAGAGGCCAGCTGTGCCCAGCACCCA AAGCGACAGCTCCAAATCAGAGGGTGGGACCCCAGCATCAGATCGGGGGTCCTCAGACAGGTCTACTGACATAG ATGTGGAAGACCTTGACTCCATAGTGTCATCCACGGAGCGGCTGAACCACCCGACCGCGTCTCGACCACGCATGATAGACCGTCGTCCGCGCTCACAGATCTTCACCTCT tcCTCCCTCTCCAGCCCAGACCTCCAAGACTCCCTGGTGCTAGATGATGAGAAGCCGGAAAAGGAGAAGGAGGGGCAGGATTCCCCCTCCTCCAAAGCTCTCGATGCCACCAGGAAGGTGCCCAAAACTGCCCCAGTCCTACCA ACCAGTGACAAGTCAGCCTTGCCCCCCAAGCCTGTCATCCCCTCCTTGTCCTCCGGCACCACTCCTCCTGCATCGGCATCGGGGGGCTCCtctgacccccccagcctggaagaGCTCAAGGCTCAGCTCAGGGACCTGCAGGCCGCCGTAGAGATGATGAAGCTGCAGCACAA GAAAGAAATTAAGCAGCTGACGGGGGAGCTGGATGAGGAAAGAAAGAGCCGCCTCACTCTACag ATGGAGGTGGAAAGCATCAAGAAAGCCCTCTGCAAGtaa
- the sh3kbp1 gene encoding SH3 domain-containing kinase-binding protein 1 isoform X5 produces MVEAIVEFDYRAQHDDELTIAVGDIISNIRKDDGGWWEGELAGRRGFFPDNFVREMKKEVKKEVSSGAKKAELPNGAPSPGTEPSMRAIKKAGDAIRRRRCKVAFSYAPQNEDELELKIGDVIDILAEVEEGWWEGTLHGKVGMFPSNFTKLLLDEAEDPPTPQEDSRSGRTSMKDSTGSESDGGDSGSVRSDTGSVASGSGGIQPKKVRGVGFGDIFKDQAIKLRPRSMDADSELEKAVKKAPPPAGGQDAVKSDPDAKAKAAAKELCKVLFPYEAQNEDELSIKEGDIVAIITKECADTGWWLGELNGKQGVFPDNFVKLFIPEVEKERPKKPPPPAAPSAKQNAETRKPDSKPDGKTDMKKVPPERPECLPQRGEDRGDEVKVVEIPKPALPGIPPKKPLPPKATNSLGRPPPASSGPRRPERPERPAVPSTQSDSSKSEGGTPASDRGSSDRSTDIDVEDLDSIVSSTERLNHPTASRPRMIDRRPRSQIFTSSSLSSPDLQDSLVLDDEKPEKEKEGQDSPSSKALDATRKVPKTAPVLPTSDKSALPPKPVIPSLSSGTTPPASASGGSSDPPSLEELKAQLRDLQAAVEMMKLQHKKEIKQLTGELDEERKSRLTLQMEVESIKKALCK; encoded by the exons GAGATGAAGAAGGAGGTCAAGAAGGAGGTCAGCAGTGGAGCTAAGAAGGCAGAGCTCCCTAACGGCGCCCCCAGCCCGGGGACTGAGCCCAGCATGCGGGCCATCAAGAAAG CAGGAGACGCCATCCGCAGGAGGAGGTGTAAGGTGGCCTTCAGCTACGCTCCTCAGAATGAGGACGAGCTGGAGCTGAAGATCGGGGATGTCATCGATATTCTGGCCGAG GTGGAGGAGGGCTGGTGGGAAGGCACCCTCCACGGAAAGGTGGGCATGTTCCCCTCTAACTTCACCAAGCTGTTACTGGACGAGGCTGAGGACCCGCCCACTCCCCAGGAGGACAGCCGCAGTGGCCGCACCA GCATGAAGGACAGCACGGGCTCAGAGAGCGATGGCGGCGACTCGGGCAGCGTGCGCTCTGACACGGGCAGTGTGGCGTCCGGCAGCGGCGGGATCCAGCCCAAGAAGGTCCGTGGTGTTGGCTTTGGGGACATCTTCAAAGACCAGGCCATCAAGCTGCGGCCACGCTCCATGGATGCCGACAGCGAGCTGGAGAAG GCCGTGAAGaaagcccctccccccgcaGGGGGCCAGGACGCCGTCAAGTCTGATCCTGATGCCAAGGCTAAAG cagCAGCAAAGGAGCTCTGCAAAGTGCTGTTTCCATACGAGGCACAGAACGAAGACGAGTTGTCCATCAAGGAGGGCGACATCGTAGCCATCATCACCAAG GAGTGTGCGGACACTGGCTGGTGGCTCGGCGAGCTGAATGGCAAACAGGGCGTGTTCCCAGACAACTTTGTCAAGCTCTTCATCCCAGAGGTGGAGAAAGAG AGGCCTAAGAAACCGccccctccggctgccccctcaGCCAAACAGAATGCAG AAACCAGGAAGCCAGACAGCAAACCAGATGGCAAAACAGATATGAAGAAGGTCCCCCCCGAGCGACCCGAGTGCCTGCCCCAGAGGGGGGAGGACAGAG GTGACGAGGTGAAGGTGGTGGAAATCCCGAAGCCGGCCCTCCCTGGGATCCCCCCAAAGAAGCCCCTGCCCCCCAAGGCCACCAACTCGCTGGGACGTCCCCCTCCCGCCTCCTCCGGGCCGAGGAGGCCAGAGCGACCTGAGAGGCCAGCTGTGCCCAGCACCCA AAGCGACAGCTCCAAATCAGAGGGTGGGACCCCAGCATCAGATCGGGGGTCCTCAGACAGGTCTACTGACATAG ATGTGGAAGACCTTGACTCCATAGTGTCATCCACGGAGCGGCTGAACCACCCGACCGCGTCTCGACCACGCATGATAGACCGTCGTCCGCGCTCACAGATCTTCACCTCT tcCTCCCTCTCCAGCCCAGACCTCCAAGACTCCCTGGTGCTAGATGATGAGAAGCCGGAAAAGGAGAAGGAGGGGCAGGATTCCCCCTCCTCCAAAGCTCTCGATGCCACCAGGAAGGTGCCCAAAACTGCCCCAGTCCTACCA ACCAGTGACAAGTCAGCCTTGCCCCCCAAGCCTGTCATCCCCTCCTTGTCCTCCGGCACCACTCCTCCTGCATCGGCATCGGGGGGCTCCtctgacccccccagcctggaagaGCTCAAGGCTCAGCTCAGGGACCTGCAGGCCGCCGTAGAGATGATGAAGCTGCAGCACAA GAAAGAAATTAAGCAGCTGACGGGGGAGCTGGATGAGGAAAGAAAGAGCCGCCTCACTCTACag ATGGAGGTGGAAAGCATCAAGAAAGCCCTCTGCAAGtaa
- the sh3kbp1 gene encoding SH3 domain-containing kinase-binding protein 1 isoform X8: MVEAIVEFDYRAQHDDELTIAVGDIISNIRKDDGGWWEGELAGRRGFFPDNFVREMKKEVKKEVSSGAKKAELPNGAPSPGTEPSMRAIKKGDAIRRRRCKVAFSYAPQNEDELELKIGDVIDILAEVEEGWWEGTLHGKVGMFPSNFTKLLLDEAEDPPTPQEDSRSGRTSMKDSTGSESDGGDSGSVRSDTGSVASGSGGIQPKKVRGVGFGDIFKDQAIKLRPRSMDADSELEKQAVKKAPPPAGGQDAVKSDPDAKAKAKELCKVLFPYEAQNEDELSIKEGDIVAIITKECADTGWWLGELNGKQGVFPDNFVKLFIPEVEKERPKKPPPPAAPSAKQNAETRKPDSKPDGKTDMKKVPPERPECLPQRGEDRGDEVKVVEIPKPALPGIPPKKPLPPKATNSLGRPPPASSGPRRPERPERPAVPSTQSDSSKSEGGTPASDRGSSDRSTDIDVEDLDSIVSSTERLNHPTASRPRMIDRRPRSQIFTSSSLSSPDLQDSLVLDDEKPEKEKEGQDSPSSKALDATRKVPKTAPVLPTSDKSALPPKPVIPSLSSGTTPPASASGGSSDPPSLEELKAQLRDLQAAVEMMKLQHKKEIKQLTGELDEERKSRLTLQMEVESIKKALCK; the protein is encoded by the exons GAGATGAAGAAGGAGGTCAAGAAGGAGGTCAGCAGTGGAGCTAAGAAGGCAGAGCTCCCTAACGGCGCCCCCAGCCCGGGGACTGAGCCCAGCATGCGGGCCATCAAGAAAG GAGACGCCATCCGCAGGAGGAGGTGTAAGGTGGCCTTCAGCTACGCTCCTCAGAATGAGGACGAGCTGGAGCTGAAGATCGGGGATGTCATCGATATTCTGGCCGAG GTGGAGGAGGGCTGGTGGGAAGGCACCCTCCACGGAAAGGTGGGCATGTTCCCCTCTAACTTCACCAAGCTGTTACTGGACGAGGCTGAGGACCCGCCCACTCCCCAGGAGGACAGCCGCAGTGGCCGCACCA GCATGAAGGACAGCACGGGCTCAGAGAGCGATGGCGGCGACTCGGGCAGCGTGCGCTCTGACACGGGCAGTGTGGCGTCCGGCAGCGGCGGGATCCAGCCCAAGAAGGTCCGTGGTGTTGGCTTTGGGGACATCTTCAAAGACCAGGCCATCAAGCTGCGGCCACGCTCCATGGATGCCGACAGCGAGCTGGAGAAG CAGGCCGTGAAGaaagcccctccccccgcaGGGGGCCAGGACGCCGTCAAGTCTGATCCTGATGCCAAGGCTAAAG CAAAGGAGCTCTGCAAAGTGCTGTTTCCATACGAGGCACAGAACGAAGACGAGTTGTCCATCAAGGAGGGCGACATCGTAGCCATCATCACCAAG GAGTGTGCGGACACTGGCTGGTGGCTCGGCGAGCTGAATGGCAAACAGGGCGTGTTCCCAGACAACTTTGTCAAGCTCTTCATCCCAGAGGTGGAGAAAGAG AGGCCTAAGAAACCGccccctccggctgccccctcaGCCAAACAGAATGCAG AAACCAGGAAGCCAGACAGCAAACCAGATGGCAAAACAGATATGAAGAAGGTCCCCCCCGAGCGACCCGAGTGCCTGCCCCAGAGGGGGGAGGACAGAG GTGACGAGGTGAAGGTGGTGGAAATCCCGAAGCCGGCCCTCCCTGGGATCCCCCCAAAGAAGCCCCTGCCCCCCAAGGCCACCAACTCGCTGGGACGTCCCCCTCCCGCCTCCTCCGGGCCGAGGAGGCCAGAGCGACCTGAGAGGCCAGCTGTGCCCAGCACCCA AAGCGACAGCTCCAAATCAGAGGGTGGGACCCCAGCATCAGATCGGGGGTCCTCAGACAGGTCTACTGACATAG ATGTGGAAGACCTTGACTCCATAGTGTCATCCACGGAGCGGCTGAACCACCCGACCGCGTCTCGACCACGCATGATAGACCGTCGTCCGCGCTCACAGATCTTCACCTCT tcCTCCCTCTCCAGCCCAGACCTCCAAGACTCCCTGGTGCTAGATGATGAGAAGCCGGAAAAGGAGAAGGAGGGGCAGGATTCCCCCTCCTCCAAAGCTCTCGATGCCACCAGGAAGGTGCCCAAAACTGCCCCAGTCCTACCA ACCAGTGACAAGTCAGCCTTGCCCCCCAAGCCTGTCATCCCCTCCTTGTCCTCCGGCACCACTCCTCCTGCATCGGCATCGGGGGGCTCCtctgacccccccagcctggaagaGCTCAAGGCTCAGCTCAGGGACCTGCAGGCCGCCGTAGAGATGATGAAGCTGCAGCACAA GAAAGAAATTAAGCAGCTGACGGGGGAGCTGGATGAGGAAAGAAAGAGCCGCCTCACTCTACag ATGGAGGTGGAAAGCATCAAGAAAGCCCTCTGCAAGtaa
- the sh3kbp1 gene encoding SH3 domain-containing kinase-binding protein 1 isoform X1, translating to MVEAIVEFDYRAQHDDELTIAVGDIISNIRKDDGGWWEGELAGRRGFFPDNFVREMKKEVKKEVSSGAKKAELPNGAPSPGTEPSMRAIKKAGDAIRRRRCKVAFSYAPQNEDELELKIGDVIDILAEVEEGWWEGTLHGKVGMFPSNFTKLLLDEAEDPPTPQEDSRSGRTSMKDSTGSESDGGDSGSVRSDTGSVASGSGGIQPKKVRGVGFGDIFKDQAIKLRPRSMDADSELEKQAVKKAPPPAGGQDAVKSDPDAKAKAAAKELCKVLFPYEAQNEDELSIKEGDIVAIITKECADTGWWLGELNGKQGVFPDNFVKLFIPEVEKERPKKPPPPAAPSAKQNAETRKPDSKPDGKTDMKKVPPERPECLPQRGEDRGDEVKVVEIPKPALPGIPPKKPLPPKATNSLGRPPPASSGPRRPERPERPAVPSTQSDSSKSEGGTPASDRGSSDRSTDIDVEDLDSIVSSTERLNHPTASRPRMIDRRPRSQIFTSSSLSSPDLQDSLVLDDEKPEKEKEGQDSPSSKALDATRKVPKTAPVLPTSDKSALPPKPVIPSLSSGTTPPASASGGSSDPPSLEELKAQLRDLQAAVEMMKLQHKKEIKQLTGELDEERKSRLTLQMEVESIKKALCK from the exons GAGATGAAGAAGGAGGTCAAGAAGGAGGTCAGCAGTGGAGCTAAGAAGGCAGAGCTCCCTAACGGCGCCCCCAGCCCGGGGACTGAGCCCAGCATGCGGGCCATCAAGAAAG CAGGAGACGCCATCCGCAGGAGGAGGTGTAAGGTGGCCTTCAGCTACGCTCCTCAGAATGAGGACGAGCTGGAGCTGAAGATCGGGGATGTCATCGATATTCTGGCCGAG GTGGAGGAGGGCTGGTGGGAAGGCACCCTCCACGGAAAGGTGGGCATGTTCCCCTCTAACTTCACCAAGCTGTTACTGGACGAGGCTGAGGACCCGCCCACTCCCCAGGAGGACAGCCGCAGTGGCCGCACCA GCATGAAGGACAGCACGGGCTCAGAGAGCGATGGCGGCGACTCGGGCAGCGTGCGCTCTGACACGGGCAGTGTGGCGTCCGGCAGCGGCGGGATCCAGCCCAAGAAGGTCCGTGGTGTTGGCTTTGGGGACATCTTCAAAGACCAGGCCATCAAGCTGCGGCCACGCTCCATGGATGCCGACAGCGAGCTGGAGAAG CAGGCCGTGAAGaaagcccctccccccgcaGGGGGCCAGGACGCCGTCAAGTCTGATCCTGATGCCAAGGCTAAAG cagCAGCAAAGGAGCTCTGCAAAGTGCTGTTTCCATACGAGGCACAGAACGAAGACGAGTTGTCCATCAAGGAGGGCGACATCGTAGCCATCATCACCAAG GAGTGTGCGGACACTGGCTGGTGGCTCGGCGAGCTGAATGGCAAACAGGGCGTGTTCCCAGACAACTTTGTCAAGCTCTTCATCCCAGAGGTGGAGAAAGAG AGGCCTAAGAAACCGccccctccggctgccccctcaGCCAAACAGAATGCAG AAACCAGGAAGCCAGACAGCAAACCAGATGGCAAAACAGATATGAAGAAGGTCCCCCCCGAGCGACCCGAGTGCCTGCCCCAGAGGGGGGAGGACAGAG GTGACGAGGTGAAGGTGGTGGAAATCCCGAAGCCGGCCCTCCCTGGGATCCCCCCAAAGAAGCCCCTGCCCCCCAAGGCCACCAACTCGCTGGGACGTCCCCCTCCCGCCTCCTCCGGGCCGAGGAGGCCAGAGCGACCTGAGAGGCCAGCTGTGCCCAGCACCCA AAGCGACAGCTCCAAATCAGAGGGTGGGACCCCAGCATCAGATCGGGGGTCCTCAGACAGGTCTACTGACATAG ATGTGGAAGACCTTGACTCCATAGTGTCATCCACGGAGCGGCTGAACCACCCGACCGCGTCTCGACCACGCATGATAGACCGTCGTCCGCGCTCACAGATCTTCACCTCT tcCTCCCTCTCCAGCCCAGACCTCCAAGACTCCCTGGTGCTAGATGATGAGAAGCCGGAAAAGGAGAAGGAGGGGCAGGATTCCCCCTCCTCCAAAGCTCTCGATGCCACCAGGAAGGTGCCCAAAACTGCCCCAGTCCTACCA ACCAGTGACAAGTCAGCCTTGCCCCCCAAGCCTGTCATCCCCTCCTTGTCCTCCGGCACCACTCCTCCTGCATCGGCATCGGGGGGCTCCtctgacccccccagcctggaagaGCTCAAGGCTCAGCTCAGGGACCTGCAGGCCGCCGTAGAGATGATGAAGCTGCAGCACAA GAAAGAAATTAAGCAGCTGACGGGGGAGCTGGATGAGGAAAGAAAGAGCCGCCTCACTCTACag ATGGAGGTGGAAAGCATCAAGAAAGCCCTCTGCAAGtaa
- the sh3kbp1 gene encoding SH3 domain-containing kinase-binding protein 1 isoform X3 — protein MVEAIVEFDYRAQHDDELTIAVGDIISNIRKDDGGWWEGELAGRRGFFPDNFVREMKKEVKKEVSSGAKKAELPNGAPSPGTEPSMRAIKKAGDAIRRRRCKVAFSYAPQNEDELELKIGDVIDILAEVEEGWWEGTLHGKVGMFPSNFTKLLLDEAEDPPTPQEDSRSGRTSMKDSTGSESDGGDSGSVRSDTGSVASGSGGIQPKKVRGVGFGDIFKDQAIKLRPRSMDADSELEKQAVKKAPPPAGGQDAVKSDPDAKAKAAKELCKVLFPYEAQNEDELSIKEGDIVAIITKECADTGWWLGELNGKQGVFPDNFVKLFIPEVEKERPKKPPPPAAPSAKQNAETRKPDSKPDGKTDMKKVPPERPECLPQRGEDRGDEVKVVEIPKPALPGIPPKKPLPPKATNSLGRPPPASSGPRRPERPERPAVPSTQSDSSKSEGGTPASDRGSSDRSTDIDVEDLDSIVSSTERLNHPTASRPRMIDRRPRSQIFTSSSLSSPDLQDSLVLDDEKPEKEKEGQDSPSSKALDATRKVPKTAPVLPTSDKSALPPKPVIPSLSSGTTPPASASGGSSDPPSLEELKAQLRDLQAAVEMMKLQHKKEIKQLTGELDEERKSRLTLQMEVESIKKALCK, from the exons GAGATGAAGAAGGAGGTCAAGAAGGAGGTCAGCAGTGGAGCTAAGAAGGCAGAGCTCCCTAACGGCGCCCCCAGCCCGGGGACTGAGCCCAGCATGCGGGCCATCAAGAAAG CAGGAGACGCCATCCGCAGGAGGAGGTGTAAGGTGGCCTTCAGCTACGCTCCTCAGAATGAGGACGAGCTGGAGCTGAAGATCGGGGATGTCATCGATATTCTGGCCGAG GTGGAGGAGGGCTGGTGGGAAGGCACCCTCCACGGAAAGGTGGGCATGTTCCCCTCTAACTTCACCAAGCTGTTACTGGACGAGGCTGAGGACCCGCCCACTCCCCAGGAGGACAGCCGCAGTGGCCGCACCA GCATGAAGGACAGCACGGGCTCAGAGAGCGATGGCGGCGACTCGGGCAGCGTGCGCTCTGACACGGGCAGTGTGGCGTCCGGCAGCGGCGGGATCCAGCCCAAGAAGGTCCGTGGTGTTGGCTTTGGGGACATCTTCAAAGACCAGGCCATCAAGCTGCGGCCACGCTCCATGGATGCCGACAGCGAGCTGGAGAAG CAGGCCGTGAAGaaagcccctccccccgcaGGGGGCCAGGACGCCGTCAAGTCTGATCCTGATGCCAAGGCTAAAG CAGCAAAGGAGCTCTGCAAAGTGCTGTTTCCATACGAGGCACAGAACGAAGACGAGTTGTCCATCAAGGAGGGCGACATCGTAGCCATCATCACCAAG GAGTGTGCGGACACTGGCTGGTGGCTCGGCGAGCTGAATGGCAAACAGGGCGTGTTCCCAGACAACTTTGTCAAGCTCTTCATCCCAGAGGTGGAGAAAGAG AGGCCTAAGAAACCGccccctccggctgccccctcaGCCAAACAGAATGCAG AAACCAGGAAGCCAGACAGCAAACCAGATGGCAAAACAGATATGAAGAAGGTCCCCCCCGAGCGACCCGAGTGCCTGCCCCAGAGGGGGGAGGACAGAG GTGACGAGGTGAAGGTGGTGGAAATCCCGAAGCCGGCCCTCCCTGGGATCCCCCCAAAGAAGCCCCTGCCCCCCAAGGCCACCAACTCGCTGGGACGTCCCCCTCCCGCCTCCTCCGGGCCGAGGAGGCCAGAGCGACCTGAGAGGCCAGCTGTGCCCAGCACCCA AAGCGACAGCTCCAAATCAGAGGGTGGGACCCCAGCATCAGATCGGGGGTCCTCAGACAGGTCTACTGACATAG ATGTGGAAGACCTTGACTCCATAGTGTCATCCACGGAGCGGCTGAACCACCCGACCGCGTCTCGACCACGCATGATAGACCGTCGTCCGCGCTCACAGATCTTCACCTCT tcCTCCCTCTCCAGCCCAGACCTCCAAGACTCCCTGGTGCTAGATGATGAGAAGCCGGAAAAGGAGAAGGAGGGGCAGGATTCCCCCTCCTCCAAAGCTCTCGATGCCACCAGGAAGGTGCCCAAAACTGCCCCAGTCCTACCA ACCAGTGACAAGTCAGCCTTGCCCCCCAAGCCTGTCATCCCCTCCTTGTCCTCCGGCACCACTCCTCCTGCATCGGCATCGGGGGGCTCCtctgacccccccagcctggaagaGCTCAAGGCTCAGCTCAGGGACCTGCAGGCCGCCGTAGAGATGATGAAGCTGCAGCACAA GAAAGAAATTAAGCAGCTGACGGGGGAGCTGGATGAGGAAAGAAAGAGCCGCCTCACTCTACag ATGGAGGTGGAAAGCATCAAGAAAGCCCTCTGCAAGtaa